A window of Actinomadura viridis genomic DNA:
TGCTCACGACCTCGACGTTCTTGCCGGTGCGCGGCGCGTGGATCATCTTGCCCCCGCCCACGTACAGGCCGACGTGGCCGAGGTTGTTGAAGAACACCAGGTCACCGGGCTGCAGGTTGCTCTTGTCGATGCGCTTGGTGGCGGCGTACTGCGAGTTGGTGGTACGCGTGATGCCGACGCCCGCCGCGCCCCACGACTTCATCGTCAGGCCCGAGCAGTCGTACGAGCTCGGCCCGGCCGCCCCGTACTGGTAGGGCTTGCCGAGCTGGGCGTAGGCGAAGTTCAGCGCGACGCGGGCCGACCCGCTGGCCGGGCCGTTGTACGTGCCGCCGGTGGCGCCGCCGCCCCCGGAGGAGGTGCGCTCGCCGAGCCGGGCCAGCAGCGCCTTCTGCTTCCGGATCGACTTCTCGACCTCGGTCTTCTTCGCCCGCATCTCCTTGGCCTTCTTGGCCACCTCGTCGTAGGCGGCCTTGGCCTGGGCCTGCTCCCGGCGCACCCGCTGGGCGGCCCCCAGGAACTGGGTCAGCTCCGAGCCGCGGTTGCGGGCCAGGTGGGAGAAGACGGCGGCCTGGTCGAGCACCGCCTGCGGGTCGTTGGCCCCGGCGAAGCCGGCCACGTCGCCGGTGTTGCCGCTCTTGTAGGCGTCGGCGGCCATCTGCGCGATCTTCGTGCGCAGCTGGTCGTAGGTGGCCTGCTCCTCCTTGCCCGCCTTCTGGGTCGCCTTCCACTTCTTCTTGGCGACCTTGAGCTGCTCGTCCACCTGGTTGTACTTCTCCACCAGCTGTTCGACCTGCTCGTTGAGCTTGGTCAGCTTCTTGCGCGCCTCGGCCGCGCTGGGGGCGGGGTCGGCGTACGCCACGGAGGCGGGAAGCGCGAGGGAGGCCGTCACGGCGAGGCAGACGGTCGCCGTGAGCCTGCGGGGAGCGCCTCGTCTCGCGATGAGGCTCGGGCGGACGCGCGCCGGCTGGGAGGCCGCCCCGGTGAGATCACTGGCCACGATCGGTTGTGCCCCTCTCGTCCACGATGTCAGCGGACGACACTAGCGAGGGGTCACACCCGTCACAACTGATTCGATGGTCTTTGCACTAGTAATTCGTGCTTTGCGGACGTTCGGTGAGATAACTGTCACGAAGTGCTATGACGGACAGTGGTCGGAACGCTCCGCGGGGTGCCGCACCGGCAGGGGGAGACGATCGCGGGCCGCCCGGTCAGGTACGGCCCAGCCGGCGCAGCAGCAGCGTCGAGGGGGCGGGCCGGGCACTGGCCCGCCGGGCGGCGTCGGCCACCTCGCGGTCGGAGGAGACGACCACCACCGCGCGCCCGGACGGCTCGGCGCGCACCAGCTCGCCGATCAGCTCGTCGGCGGTCTGCCCCGGCTGGCTGAACAGCACCCGCACCCCGCGCGGGGCGGCGATCGCCACCGGAGCGTCCAGCTCCGCGCCGTCGAAGACGCAGGTGACCTCCGCGCGGGTCTGCGCGGCCAGCCCGCCCAGCCCCGACAGCAGCCGGTTGCGCTGGTCGGCCAGCGGCAGCTCGCCGTAACCGGTCTTGGTGACGTTGTAGCCGTCGACGACCAGATGCACCTGGGGCAGCGTCAGCAACCGGTCCAGCAGCTGCGGATCGTCGTCCGACAGCGCCCGGCCGGGCAGCGCGCGGTGCGCCACCCGGTCCGGCTCCACACCGGGCACCGCGTCGGCCGGACGCGCGATCGTGGACGGCAGCGCCAGCTCCCGCCGCACGCCCTGGGCCGCGTCCACCAGCGTGTCCAGCAGCATGCGCAGCCGCACGTCGTCGACGTTGCGGCCCTCCCGGGAGGCGCGCCGGGCGGCCTCGGCGCCGGCCTCCGCGCGCGCGAGCCTGCCGCGCAGGCGGCGCAACTCCTTGTCGGCGGCGGCGGTGCCCTCCCGGGCGGCGGCCAGCTCGCGCTCGGTGCCGGCGGCCAGCGCGTCGGCGCGCTCCCCGGCCGCCTTGGCCTTCAGCCGCGCCTCGTGCAGCTTGCGCCGCAGCTCGGAGATCTCGGCCTTGCTCTCGCGCAGCTCGGCCCGCAGCCGCTCCACCTCGGCGGCACGGGACGTGCGGGCGGCGGCGACCTCCTCGCGCAGCTCGGCGATGCGCCGTTCGGCGGCCTCGCCCTCCGAGGCGCTCGCCGATCGCTCCAGCTCGTCCCGGGCGGCCTCCACCAGCCGGGTCCACCCCTCGGGACGCAGCAGGTAGCCGATGACCGCGACCCGCACCGGGTCCGCGGCGGGCGGGACCCCGCCCTCCTCCACGGCCTCCACCAGGTCGGGCTGCGCCTCGCGCAGCGGCCCGGCGACCCGCCGCCGGAAGGCGTCGTCCTTCTCCAGCCGGGCGGCGATGTGCTGCCCGGCGAGCTTGGCCCGCTTGCGCCGCTCGAACCGGGCGAACCGGCGCAGCGGCAGCGGCACCTCCTCGATCGGCAGCGACCCGATCAGCTCCGCGGCGGCGTCCACGACACCCAGCCGGACCGCCTCGGGGAGGGGGCGGGCCAGGCGTTCCTCGGCTTCCGGGCCGCTGTCGATGATCCCGCTCCTCCCAGGCGCGTGCCGCCGGTGCGCTCAGTTTTCCCGGGTGTCACGCACCTTAACCAGCACGAACACGTGGTATGCCGCAAACCGCCGGAGCCCTCGCACAACGCCCTCGGCGCGCCCCCGCACGCGCAGGTCTCCAGGGTGCCCTCCACCCTAGCGGGCCGCCCTTCTGTCGGTGGCCTGCTCTACGGTCGCCGCCATGACGGCTGCGAGATCCGAGACCCCTTCGGCGCACGGCGTCCAGGGCACCCTCGACGACCTCGGCACCCCCTTGGCGGGCGTCACCTTCGTGGTGGTGGACCTGGAGACCACCGGGGGGTCGCCCGCCGAGTCGGCCATCACCGAGATCGGCGCGGTCAAGGTGCGCGGGGGCGCCGGTCTCGGCGAGTTCGGCACGCTGGTCGACCCGGGCGGCGCGATCCCGCCGTTCATCACCGCGCTCACCGGCATCACCCAGGCGATGGTGACCGCCGCCCCAAGGATGGACTCGGTCCTCCCGGCGTTCCTGGAGTTCGCCAGGGGCTGCGTGCTGGTCGCGCACAACGCCCCGTTCGACATCGGCTTCCTCAAGGCCGCCTGCGCGGCGCAGGGGTACGCCTGGCCCGCGTTCCCCGTGGTCGACACCGTCGACCTGGCACGCCGCGTCCTGACCAAGGACGAGGTGCCCAACTGCAAGCTGGAGACCCTGGCGAGGTTCTTCGGCGCCGCCACCCGTCCCTGCCACCGGGCGCTGGCCGACGCCCGCGCCACCGTCGACGTCCTGCACGGCCTCATCGAACGGCTCGGGTCGTTCGGCGTCACCTCCCTGGAGGAGCTGCGCGGCTTCGCCAAGGCGCCCACCCCCGAGCAGCGGCGCAAGCGGCACCTGGCCGACGCCGTGCCCAGCGCCCCGGGCGTCTACGTCTTCGAGGACGCCGCCGGCGAGGCGCTCTACATCGGCAAGAGCGGCGACCTGCGGACCCGCGTCCGCGGCTACTTCACCGGCTCGGAGACCCGCTGGCGGGTCCGCGAGATGGTCGGCCTGGCCGAACGCGTCCGCACGATCGTGTGCGCCACCGGGCTGGAGGCCGAGGTCCGCGAGCTGCGCCTGATCGCCGAGCACAAGCCCCGCTACAACCGGCGTTCGAAGTTCCCCGAGCGGGTGATGTGGCTCAAGCTCACCGTGGAGCCCTTCCCCCGGCTCTCCATCGTCCGGGAGTGCCGCGACGACGGCGCCGCCTACCTCGGCCCCCTGTCGTCCCGCCGGCAGGCCGAGGAGGCGCGCTCGGCGCTGCACGAGGCGATCCCGCTGCGCCAGTGCACCCAGCGGCTCACCCCGCGGCTGATCGGCGAGGGCCGGGCCCGCACCTGCGCGCTGGCCGAGATCGGCCGCTGCGGGGCGCCCTGCGAGGGCCGCGAGTCCTCCGGGTCGTACGCGGTCCACGTCACCTCGGCGCGCGCCGTGCTGGCCGGGGACGTGCGCCCGGTGGTGGCCGCCGCCCGGGTGCGGATCGACCGGCTGGCCGCCGAGCAGCGCTACGAGGAGGCCGCGGCGCAGCGCGACCGGCTGGCGGCGTTCGTGCGGGCCGCCGCCCGCGCCGAGCGGCTGGGGGCGCTGGCGGGCTGCCCGCAGGTGGTGGCGGCGCGCCCGGCCTTCGACGGCGGCTGGGAGCTGGCGGTCGTCCGGTACGGGCGGCTGGCCGCCGCGGGCATGATCCCGCCCGGCGCGCACCCGCGCCCCTACGTGGACGCCCTGATCGCGACGGCCGAGACCGTCTTCCCCTGGTCGGTGACCACCGGCGCCCCCGGCGGAGCGGCCACCGCCGGGGAGATGGAGTGCGTCCTGCGCTGGATGGACGCGCCCGGCGTCCGCCCGGTCGAGGTGGAGGGCACCTGGACGTACCCGGTCCACGGCGCCGAACGCCTGCGCGCGTGGCTGGACAATGCCTACGCGGCCCGCGAGCCCGGGGAGCCCCGGGCCGCCCGCCCACTAAGGTGACGGAAGAAACCCGGCAATCGCGAGGACGCCGCTCCCTATGGCCATGCCGCTCTACGACAGCCAGCCCGCCAGGCGGGTCCCGTGGGTGACCTACCTGCTGGTGACCGCCAACGTGCTGGTCTTCCTGTTCACCCCGATGGCCAACTTCTCCAGCTGGTACGGCGAGGGCAGGGTACGCGAGTGCAACGCGGCGCGCTTCACCTTCGAGTACGGCGCCGTCCCCAAGGAGCTGACCACCGGCCGGCAGCAGCCGGTGCCCCCGCAGATCGTCCGCCAGTGCGGGCAGGAGGACTTCTCCAAGACGCCCTGGGTCTCGGCCTTCACCTCGATGTTCCTGCATTCGGGGGCGCTGCACCTGCTGGGCAACCTGGTGGTGCTGTTCGTGGTCGGCATGGGCGTGGAGGACCGGCTCGGGCGCTTGCGCTACCTGCTCAGCTACCTGTTCTTCGGGCTGGTGGCGGTGTACGGGTTCGCGTACGTGTCGCCCGACGCCACCGTGCCGCTCATCGGCGCCTCCGGGGCCATCGCCGGGGTCCTGGGCGCCTACCTGATCCTCAATCCCCGCGGCCGGATCGTCAGCCTGGTCCCGCCGATCTTCGTGATCCGGCTGCCGGTCTGGGTGGTGCTCGGCTACTGGTTCGTCCTCCAGTGGCTGTCCCTCGGCGACCGGGAGAGCAACGTCGCGTACGTGGCGCACATCGCGGGCTTCCTCGCCGGGGTGGTGTTCGCCCTCATGGCCCGGCAGGCCGGCCCGGCCCGCCGCCCGGCCGCCCTGAGCCGCGGCTGACGGCCCGCGGCCGATAGAGTCGTACCCTGCCCGCCCGGAGGACGGCGGAACGCCCGTCAGGGCTTCTCAGAGGGGGAGATGCGGTGGTCACCGCGATCGTGCTCATCAAGGCGGACGTCGCGAGCATCCACGAGGTCGCCGAGAGCGTCGCCGCCCTGGACGGCGTCAGCGAGGTCTACTCCATCACCGGGGAGTACGACCTGATCGCGATGGTCCGGGTGCGCGGCCACGAGGAGCTCAACGACGTGATCCCGGGCCGGCTCAACAAGGTGCCGGGGATCCGTGACACCGAGACCCACATCGCGTTCCGGACCTACTCCCGGCACGACCTGGAGGCGGCGTTCGCGGTGGGACTCCCGGACGCCGACTGAAGAAGCACTTGCCGGGGGCTCTGGGGGGTCGCCCCCCAGAGAGGTCTCGTACTCGCCGGGCGGCGGCACTCAGCGGCACTCAGCGGCACTCAGCGCCACTCAGGGGCGGAGAGCCTGGCTGGCCTTGACCCACGTGTCGAGGGTGGCCGACGCCGCGCCCTCGTCGATGACCCCGGCGGCACGGGCGTACGCGGCGCGC
This region includes:
- a CDS encoding C40 family peptidase — translated: MTASLALPASVAYADPAPSAAEARKKLTKLNEQVEQLVEKYNQVDEQLKVAKKKWKATQKAGKEEQATYDQLRTKIAQMAADAYKSGNTGDVAGFAGANDPQAVLDQAAVFSHLARNRGSELTQFLGAAQRVRREQAQAKAAYDEVAKKAKEMRAKKTEVEKSIRKQKALLARLGERTSSGGGGATGGTYNGPASGSARVALNFAYAQLGKPYQYGAAGPSSYDCSGLTMKSWGAAGVGITRTTNSQYAATKRIDKSNLQPGDLVFFNNLGHVGLYVGGGKMIHAPRTGKNVEVVSITSGYYLSNYYGAGRP
- a CDS encoding NYN domain-containing protein — translated: MDAAAELIGSLPIEEVPLPLRRFARFERRKRAKLAGQHIAARLEKDDAFRRRVAGPLREAQPDLVEAVEEGGVPPAADPVRVAVIGYLLRPEGWTRLVEAARDELERSASASEGEAAERRIAELREEVAAARTSRAAEVERLRAELRESKAEISELRRKLHEARLKAKAAGERADALAAGTERELAAAREGTAAADKELRRLRGRLARAEAGAEAARRASREGRNVDDVRLRMLLDTLVDAAQGVRRELALPSTIARPADAVPGVEPDRVAHRALPGRALSDDDPQLLDRLLTLPQVHLVVDGYNVTKTGYGELPLADQRNRLLSGLGGLAAQTRAEVTCVFDGAELDAPVAIAAPRGVRVLFSQPGQTADELIGELVRAEPSGRAVVVVSSDREVADAARRASARPAPSTLLLRRLGRT
- a CDS encoding DEDD exonuclease domain-containing protein produces the protein MTAARSETPSAHGVQGTLDDLGTPLAGVTFVVVDLETTGGSPAESAITEIGAVKVRGGAGLGEFGTLVDPGGAIPPFITALTGITQAMVTAAPRMDSVLPAFLEFARGCVLVAHNAPFDIGFLKAACAAQGYAWPAFPVVDTVDLARRVLTKDEVPNCKLETLARFFGAATRPCHRALADARATVDVLHGLIERLGSFGVTSLEELRGFAKAPTPEQRRKRHLADAVPSAPGVYVFEDAAGEALYIGKSGDLRTRVRGYFTGSETRWRVREMVGLAERVRTIVCATGLEAEVRELRLIAEHKPRYNRRSKFPERVMWLKLTVEPFPRLSIVRECRDDGAAYLGPLSSRRQAEEARSALHEAIPLRQCTQRLTPRLIGEGRARTCALAEIGRCGAPCEGRESSGSYAVHVTSARAVLAGDVRPVVAAARVRIDRLAAEQRYEEAAAQRDRLAAFVRAAARAERLGALAGCPQVVAARPAFDGGWELAVVRYGRLAAAGMIPPGAHPRPYVDALIATAETVFPWSVTTGAPGGAATAGEMECVLRWMDAPGVRPVEVEGTWTYPVHGAERLRAWLDNAYAAREPGEPRAARPLR
- a CDS encoding rhomboid family intramembrane serine protease; translation: MAMPLYDSQPARRVPWVTYLLVTANVLVFLFTPMANFSSWYGEGRVRECNAARFTFEYGAVPKELTTGRQQPVPPQIVRQCGQEDFSKTPWVSAFTSMFLHSGALHLLGNLVVLFVVGMGVEDRLGRLRYLLSYLFFGLVAVYGFAYVSPDATVPLIGASGAIAGVLGAYLILNPRGRIVSLVPPIFVIRLPVWVVLGYWFVLQWLSLGDRESNVAYVAHIAGFLAGVVFALMARQAGPARRPAALSRG
- a CDS encoding Lrp/AsnC family transcriptional regulator, encoding MVTAIVLIKADVASIHEVAESVAALDGVSEVYSITGEYDLIAMVRVRGHEELNDVIPGRLNKVPGIRDTETHIAFRTYSRHDLEAAFAVGLPDAD